The Raphanus sativus cultivar WK10039 chromosome 2, ASM80110v3, whole genome shotgun sequence DNA segment TGCCTTTAATGATAGCAGTCACACTCTCCACATGCCTCATCCACCGTTCATTTATGTTCTTAATTATTTGGGACCATCGTTAGAATACTTTTAGGATTTTTTATCAGAAGGAAAAACATAGACAAATGTATAAACATACTcgaatgttttattttaagtatGCGAATACTCACGATCCAGAAAAAGATATATACACACCATATAATAAGACTAGAAAAGCTGATAAAATTGGTAGATGTAAAAGCTAACAAAGCCCATAACTTTATAACATACCACTAAGGCTAGTAGACGTAGTGGgtatttttacttttaacaAAACCACTCACccaaacaaaaagaagtaaCTCCACATGGACGATTCAACGACACGACGTACGTAGGGTACACCGTACACTAGATGCTAATTAGATTGTGTCTGCTTGGCTGTTTTCAGAAGCTGAATAGATCTGTCGAAGCAACACTCTTCTTCTTTCAACGTGGAGTTACTTCAAAATGACACCTACAAGACGTGATGCCTTGTTATTTTTCtactcattaaaaaaaaattcgttaccaaacaaaaaaaaaaaatttcgttaccaaacaaaaacaagaataaACAAATTTAGTTAGATCCACAGATCCAAATTTCTCCACGCCGCCACATTGTTTATTCAGGCAAACTCTATTTTCTATTCGGAAAACGATGGCACAACCATAAACTATTGTCTCAAAAGACTCCAAAACtctatttaagaaatatttcaCTGAgacaataaaatcaaaattaaatacgAACAATAAAAGCATAGGCAATAGTGGACCGAGCCATactttaagaaaaagaaaatgaccgACACTTTAGGCTGGCAACTTGGTAATTTTAAGACACAAGATATGTGGGTGGGGTCTCGATGATGTCTGATAAACTGGTGAAGTGCATGTGAGTGACTAAGTCAATGCCCTCTAATCTTGCATGAATTTACAACTGATGCCACTGTCAGTCAGTGAGAGACAGAGCATGGAATCAAAAAGCCTTGTGAAGAAAGTAAACCAAACTTATTATCAATGTGACAATCTCtacttaatttaattatttagaaagTGTGACTAATGATGAAAAACACTTACATTCTCAAAAGGGGAGGCTCTTCGAAGTGGAGCTTATAGAGAGTGATTTAAAATGCTCCGAAGGAACAAACTCTTGTGGCAAATTAGCTCTCTTTGCTATTCTCTTCATGTTGCTCTGTAAACTCTGTTGCACTAACTGCTTCACTGCTTTCCTCTCTTCGCTCATCATCAAGTCGCTTTCCTCTTGGTCCAAACCGTTGCCTCTGGTCCCGTAGATTGGTGCGGATAAGGCTCCGCATGATCCGGTActatccaagacttgcttcccTTTGTCTACTCTAAGACACTCTAATATCCTCGAGGCTCTCTTCTGAGACAATGCACTTCCCAAAAGGGTCAACTCTAGCAACGAGGATTCGATTCCCGCCTCAATCATTGCTTGTCTATCTCCATATCCCTTGTGAGCCATCAACATTAGAATGTAAGTCGCCTTCTCTTGGCACCCTGGAGAGTCAGTCCAGTTCAGTACATCGACCAGAACCGGGAAGGCATCGCATACTGAACTGATCGCTTTCCTTCCTTCCGGGACTGCCACTAAATTGCTCAAGATGGCGAGGATCCTCTCGCTCACTTCCATATCTCCCAATGTGTTCAGGAGAAACGTGATTAAATCCGTTTCGAGGATGAACGAAACGTTTGGTTGATATATAGAGAGGTTGTAGAGAGCTCTTAACGCGTCTTCTCTAGCTTGCGAGCTGCTTGTTTCGTCCAAGTTCTGAAGAGTTTTCACTAGGAAGATGATTGCTCCTGAAGAACCGATGATTGGTTTGTTCGAGTCTAGAGCGCTTAATCCGAGGAAGTTAGCGACCACAGCTTCTGCGATAGATTGATCAGGTGTGTTTGGAGACTCGATCAGCTTCAGCATCTTGTGAACCGCACCTGCTTTAACAATTGCTGCTTTGTTcctgcaataaaaaaaaaaaaggttacttCAGAATCAAGGAAGATCTAAAAGTgaacaaaaaattgaaataaatgcTTCAAGTTATTCACAttgttcatatttttaaaagaagtaTGAAACCAATTTAATTTTTGGCCGAGAAACACATAAATTATTTCacccaaacaaacaaacaacgaCGAAAATATCcacataaaaacaaataaaacgaAAACAACAACAGTGTAGTAAAAACAGTGAAAAACATCAAACAATGTAGTAGAAAGAACAGTAAAAAAACATCAGACAATGTAGTAAAAAGGAACTGTAGTAAACTTACGCGTCGTTACCGATGCCAAGATTGAGCAGTGCGTACAGCGAAGCGATCTGAGCGTCTGCGATTCGCGACTCGTCGATCATACTAACAAGCGGCGGAATCGCGCCGAGCATCGCCAGCGTCACTCTCGCCTCCGGATCCTCCTTCGCCAGCAACCTCACCTCGCTCGCCGCCGCTACTTTCTTCCGACAGCCTCCTCCGTCTTCGTCGTCAACTCCACGCGCCGCCGCAGCCTGTAGCTCCCCGACCACGCGCTTCAGCGCATCGAGCGCTTCCTCCTTCATCTTCGTCTCCACGTCGGCTTCCACCTCCGCAAGATTCAGCAGATCGCAGAGCTTCTCCGACTTCTTCCCTTTCTCCTCGAACGATACGCCATTCAACGCCGCGGCGATGGTGTTGGCTTTTGTTTCCCTCGGTTTGACCGTTGACTTCTTCTCCGTCACCGTGACGACGTAGCTTTCTTCTTTGTCCTCTTCTCGGAGCTCGTGACGGTAACGCGAGCTGCCGCCGCAGCTAACGGCGTGCAAGATCTTCCTGCGGAAAGAGGATCTGGAGAAGGTGCTCCAGAGGCGGAAATGGTAGCCGGAAGAAGTGGTGGGAGCAGGGTCGTGAATGAGAGATCCGATGTTGTTCCGGTGACACTTGGCCATTGTTATCGCTGATCAGTTCTCAAGCTTACCTACATTGGTACAAGCCCAGCAAAGAGTGCGGAACAAgattttttctactttcttttttttagtgagaaagagaattattttttttgtttgtttattgaGAAGCGAAAACAGAGGAGACGAAAGATGAACTTCGAGATTAGCGACCTGTTTGACTGTTGATTTATTCCTTCTTGGGTTTTCCCTAAGGCCGTGTTTGGATACAGTCACTAACTAGACCACGGATAAGATTCAGGTATCTTgactatttgtatttttttataatgttttgtttatatgaaattaatgtgtattgattatttatatgtttgataAAAAAGGATTATTAAGTTATTAGAAGTACGTGGAtaatgtctttttatttttttagctttagaatttttttttttgctttaacaGCTTTGATTAATCTATTGAAATTTATTCCAAAAACTGTATGTATACGAAGAGTACAGTGACATATGCTAACGtgaataatgtttttttaaaagctTTAGAGAACAATGTCTAAAGAAATTTCTGTTTTACATTGGTTTTTAATAGTATCACTTTTATTCATATGGTTTAgtattcttttttgttttgtaccACCAAATGGGTTAGTACTCAAATAAACCATTTTGGTTCGAACcagatccttttttttttgaatgaacaTCACAAAgtaaatacatctttaaaatatataactcgCTATGAGATGGATTATGGTTGGTACAATAcgtattttactttatttatgtTCATTAATGTGCTATGAAAAAAGTTATTCGGTGAGGCCATCACTGATTAAAGAACTAACGCAAAAACCAgttaatagaaaataatagaaagagAAATGGTAGCCTCGAAGTTCGGGACAGGGAGAAACTATATCCTATGAAAAATATGATAGTGAAGCTGGTCGAGATTTCTCTCCCAGGCACGAGCGACGAGGAGTTGACATTATAGCTTGCTACACTCTTTCCCATGATGGCGACCTCACGTAAGGCTTACCGCTTTTAGTAATACACTAAAAGAACCGCTGGTTAGTTGCAAGGGCAACCCTAGTTCTTTACCGAAACCAGCATCCTCCACCACTCTTCACTCAAACCTCAACCAAAGCTCAAACGCCTGCATCTTAGATCTGCAACATCTCACTGAGAATCTGGAACTGGTGCACACTCGTTCCACTTCGTATAGGAGAGAGCTACCGTTTGAACTACTTCTCAACACTTTCCACCAGATATTACTACGCCTAACCATCGGGTTGCAGAGGTTCTCGGAGTCGACGAGTGTTACTACTCCTCCAGAACACGATTACTACGCCTAATCAACAACCCTAGTTCACTTGAAACGACGAACCCTCCCTGATACGTTGCTGCTTCTGAATCAATGGAGCGTCGCTTCACGACTGCAGAGAAAGGCAAAGGGGTTGTCTCAGTAAGCCAAGACACAAATGTCAGGAGAATCAGAGCTCCACCTCTAGATACCACGGATCTCGTCCGAGAAAACGCTCTCACCTTGATAGGACGTTTGACAAACCCTTCTGAACAGAGGATAGGGTCGCTCATACCCTCGCAACCTCGCAAATGGGACATTCAGGGTAGGGTAATCGGGTCCGATATTGGGAACAACTGTTTCCAGTTCAGGTTCGAGACAGAAAGAGACCTCCAAAGAGTACTGGACAACAGGCCCTATCACTTCAACTACTGGATGATAATCCTGCAGCGCTGGGAGCCAATCATATCTGAAGCCTTCCCATCAATAATCCCTTTCTGGGTGCGCATCAAAGGGCTCCCTCTACACTTCTGGCAAGAAGGCATGGTACGCAGCATTGGGAGAGAGCTTGGAGCATACGACACACATGAAATCACCAAAACATCGGCCAAAGTAAGAGTAATGGTGAATGCCCTGAAACCGCTGATAACGGAGACAATTATAGAATTTGATACTGGTGAGGAATGTAAGATTAACCTGGAGTATGAAAGATTGGAGAATCACTGCTCCCACTGCGGACTTCTCTCCCATCTGCCCTCTCACTGCCCTACAACACCAGATGAGAAAGTTGACAAGGAAAGAGGAAAGAAAGACGACGAACACAATATCCAGTACTCTCTTACCCAAACGCAATCGGAAGGTCAACAGAGCAGAGAAGTATCAGAAGCCCGACCATTCCAGCAGAGGGTAGATAGACATGGAAGAAGATATGGAGACAGAGTGAGCACGAAGCAAACACGGGTCCCCCCACCCGTAAACCGACGTAGCTCAGATCCACCTGCTGAAGCGAGAGGGAGAGACAGAACGATGAGGAATGATACCTATCAAAACACCTCCCCACAGTATGTCCATAACAGACGCCATCACCCCTATGAATCAAGCCATAGACGTACACCTTTCCCTCCTAAAGAGATGAAGGAGTGGAGAGCAAAGGGACATGTACCTGAGCAAACAAACAGGACGGCGCATATAGACAACAACCTACCCCAGCTAAATTCCACTCCTGCTAGAATTATGGAAACACCAACTGAGGAAGAGAGAGGGGTGCAAATTCCTACTCAGGAGGAAGTGATGGATCAACTCCATGAAGTCACACTGCAGTATCTCAGCTGCGCAGACCCAACTGAAGCAGCAGCCCGCCAGAGGAGGGTGATAGCGAGTGACAGTAGAGGTTTAACTGAGGAGACTGCAGCAAGAATCATTCGCACAGCTCAATTAGCAACGTCTCAACCTATAAACAGAAGAAGAGATGTCACTACCTCTGAAATACCTACCCTCAGAGATCAGGAGACGCCGCGAAGATCCCGAACACCTCCACCAGTTAGTCAGGTGCACCCCCCTGCAGCAAATCAGATCCTCTATATCGACAGTGGTGGAGTAGGCAACTCACATACCTCCCCACAACTAAAGGAAAATACCAGAAGGGAGGGAATGACTGAACCACAGAAACGGAAGAGGGGGAGACCTGCAAAACTGAAATCGCTTGTGGTTAGTCCTAATGTCCTCACAGGAGCAAGCTCAAAGAAAGTCTTAATGTCTCAACTTAGAAGATCACCTGCAAGGACGGGAGCCTCACCAAATCAATCTCAAAGCCAGAATCAAGCGAGACAACGACAAGGAAGTACAAGCAGAGTCCAATCTACGACGGGCCTTAATCCTCCTATCAACCTGATCCCAGCAATGGCAAGAAAGAAAGGGGATTTTCGGCCATCTCCACACCCGGCTCCTTAGTCGTGGTAAGCTGGAACTGTTGTGGGCTGGGGAACCCCGCAACAGTCCAGCGGTTAAAGGAGATACATCGGAAAAACTCCCCTGATGTTATCTTCTTATCGGAGACCAAAAACGAGACAGACATGGTCCTCAAAGAGCTCGAGTGGTTCCAACCACAGCATCACCACGCAGTTCCCCCTATAAATGCTGGAGGAGGTCTTTTCTTGCTCTGGAAGAAAGAAGTGGAGCTCACAGTATTACAATCAACGAAGAACTTCATCCACACAAGAATTATAACAAAAGGGAAGTCTTTCTACGCTACCTTTGTATATGGCGAGCCAGATCACACAAAAAGATATATCCTCTGGAATGAGTTGTCCACTCTCCGACCCCCAATAGGAGAACCTTGGTTCCTCACTGGCGACTTTAACGAAATAGTGAACAACGAAGAGAAATGTGGGGGCCCCAGTCGAGCAGAAGGTACTTTCGTCGCATTCAGAACCTTCATTGGTCGCAATGATCTGTATGATCTCAAGCACCATGGAAGCTTCCTCTCGTGGAGGGGTCAGAGACGGTCCCATCTGGTACAATGCAGATTGGATAGGGCAATGAGCAACACCGAGTGGGCTGATCTTTTCCCTTCTAATAGGTGCCAGTACCTGAAATACGAAGGATCAGATCATCGTCCTCTAGTCTCATTTCTGGATACTAAAAGAAGAACAGGAACTAGAATATTCAGATATGATAGAAGACTGAGGGACAATCAAGAAGTCAAAAAGATCATCCAAGAGACCTGGGACAGGTACGCTGATCTGCAGGTAGAAGAGCGCCTCTCACATTGTAGGAAGGCCATCTGCAAATGGAGCAAAGAGTTTCATGAGAAGAGCAATAGAACGCTGGAACAGCTAAAATCTCAACTAGATACCGCCATGTCAAACCCGATCCCAGAAGAAACCCTTATCCAAGACATAAACACTAAACTTCTACTAGCCTATAAAATGGAGGAGGAGTTTTGGAGACAGAGGAGCAGGCAGCTATGGCTTACCTTGGGAGACGCTAACACGGGGTACTTCCATGCTATAACCAAAGGCAGAAAGACAAGAAACCGACTCTCAGTGATGGAGAACGAAGCTGGAACCCCAAGCTTCGAAGAAGATCAAATCTCAGCTGTTATTTGCGACTTCTATGAGAAGCTCTTCGACTCGCCGGGCTATGTAGTTTCCTCTGCAGTAAATGAGGCGTTAAAACCGTGTATCTCCACAGAGCAAAACGAGCTATTAATCAAGGAACCAACACCAGAAGAGATAAAGCGAGCTACCTTTGCGATACATGCGGATAAAGCCCCCGGACCAGACGGCTTCTCGGCCAGTTTCTTCCACTCAAACTGGCAAGTCGTGGGACCAGCAGTAGTAGCAGAAGTCCAACAGTTCTTCCTCACGGGTGAGCTCTCTACAACGATCAACAATACCCATGTTAGATTAATACCGAAGAACGCAGAAGCAAAGAAAGTTGCAGACTTTCGACCTATAGCCCTATGCAATGTGCTTTATAAGATTATTTCTAAAGTGCTGGCTCTAAGGTTGAAATCAGTCTTGGGGCTAATCATTTCTGAGAACCAATCTGCGTTTGTAGCTGGGAGAGCTATAACAGACAATATCCTCATAACCCACGAGGTTCTACAATATCTCAAAACGTCTACAGCAGAGAAAAATTGCACTATGGCAGTTAAAACTGACATGTCGAAGGCTTATGACCGACTAGAATGGGGTTTCATAGCTCAAGTACTACAAAGGCTGGGGATTCATGCTAAATGTGTTCAGTGGATCATCCAATGTGTCTCCACAGTTACCTACTCTTATCTAGTTAATGAAACGGTGCAAGGCTCGGTTATACCTAGAAGAGGGATCAGACAGGGGGACCCCCTGTCTCCGTATCTATTTATCCTATGCAGCGAAGTTCTATCAGGCCTATGCTCCAATGCAGCAAGAGATGGTACCTTAAAAGGCATAAGAGTCGCTAGAGGAAGCCCACGGGTTAACCATCTGCTCTTTGCAGATGATACCATGTTCTTTTGCTATGCCACGCCAACAAGCTGCGAGACTCTGAGGACGATCCTTAAGACCTACGAGACAGCGTCGGGACAACAAATAAACAACGCGAAGTCATCAATCACATTCTCATGCAAAACATCAAAGGAGATTAAACAAGAAGCGCAGAAAATCTTGAACATCACAAGAGAAGGAGGTTCTGGGAAGTACCTTGGGCTCCCTGAGCATTTTGGCAGAAGAAAACGAGACTTGTTCACCTCGGTGGTTGATAGGATACGTCAAAAAGCAGTCAGCTGGTCCACGAGGTTCCTCTCCAAGGCAGGCAAACTAACCATGCTGCAGTCAGTTCTAACTGCCATCCCATCTCATACCATGTCCTGCTTCGAAATCCCCGTAAGCCTGTGTAAGAGAATTCAGTCAGTTCTCACTAGATTTTGGTGGGATGACACTGAAGGAACTAGGAAAATGTCGTGGGTGGCATGGGACACGATAACTAAACCGAAATCGGAGGGGGGACTAGGCGTTCGAGACATCCAGATTTTTAATCAAGCACTATTAGCTAAACAAGCGTGGCGCATCCTTACTAAGCCAGACTGTCTCCTAGCTAGAGTTTTGAGAGGGAAGTACTGCCATAGTAAATCCTTTCTAGAGGTTTCCCTACCGGCTAGCTGCTCACACGGATGGAGAAGTATACTACATGGCAGGGATCTTCTAATTACGCACCTAGGCAAGTCTATTGGCAATGGACTAGAAACTAAAGTCTGGAAAGATTCATGGATTTCTCTCGATGAGCAAATCAAAATGCATGGACCTCTACAGGAAGAAGTTATTGATCTTAGGGTGGCAGACCTACTCACAACAGACCTCCAATGGAACAAGACAAGAGTCCAGGAAATCTTACCTTCGGTAGCACCTCAGATACTGTGCCTGAAACCAAGCCAAACAGGAGCCTCCGATGCTTTCATCTGGCAGAAAACCTCCTCGGGTACCTATACAACAAAGTCAGGGTATTACTCAGCAAGGATGGATCATGTTCAGCAGGAAGCTATGATAAACTCAGACTTCGACTGGAAGAAGGATGTATGGAAAAACACCTGCTCACCTAAGCTGAAGGTTTTTCTCTGGTCGATTCTAAAAGGAGCTCTACCTCTAGGTGACAACCTACAAAGAAGGGGAATCAACACAGAGGTTAAATGCCCACGTTGTCAGGGAGAGGAGACAACAATACATACATTCTTCCTATGTCCATTTGCAGTGGAAGTGTGGAAGCTGATACCTCTTAGAGATGTAGTTCACATAGCTACGGATGAAGCGATCCCGGAAGTGCTGACGAAATTCAGAAACAGCATCTGTCTACCTCCTTCTGGAATCACCAACAACATCCTCCCCTGGGTAGTCTGGTCGATTTGGCTATCACGGAACGCCCTAATCTTCGAAGCTCTAACCTCTCCCCCTGAAGAGATTGCGACAAGAGCAATAAGATTAGGCCGCGAGTGGACGTATGCACAAGGGATCAAAGCAACTCCTACTAACGTGATTCAAAGGGGGACGAACAGCAAATCTCACCCGGTGGAGACAGAGGGAGAAACTCTCTGTCGGTCAGATGCAGCGtggaacaaacaaacaaagcagGCGGGATTTGGATGGATCTTCACAGGACACGGCTTCACAACGGCAGTAGAGGGATCGAACTCGCAGGATTATGTAGACTCTCCTCTGGTAGCGGAAGCGATGGCGATGCGACTCGCCCTCATCAAGGCAGCGACCCTAGAGATCAAAACTCTCAGGATGTCCTCCGACAATAGAACGCTCATTCGAGCAATCCACGGTGACATGCAGGCTAAGGAAATCAGAGGAATCGTCCACGACATCCTTGAAATCTCCTCTGTTTTCGTCtcaatttccttttcttttgtttctcgCGATTTCAACAAAGAAGCTGATGCCTCAGCTAAGCTTTCGTTACGTCGTCGTTCTGTATCAACCCTTAATGGGTAAACTTTGGGCCTGAGGCCTTTCTTTCTGATTAATGAGATCGtatgtgcacaaaaaaaaaaagaaagagaaatgcTAGAGGAGTACAAGAGAACGGTGAGACCATTACTGATTTCAACCGTTAAGATTTATAAATGTGTCAGTGAAGCTTCTCATACAAGTCCCATCGTGTTATGTTGGATAATAAAGTGATACTGTTGAGGTCATTTCTTTGTTtcttaaaataatcatttagaTATATACCacattttattgatttattttctaGCAATAAAAACTTCACACTCATCTGACGTAATGGACAACCATTGGGAGTATTCTACAATGATTCATCGGTGTTGTTTGCTCACACAACTCTCTCAATTCTCAACCTTCTTCTGGATCGCACTCAACTTCATGTACTCACCCAATCAGTTGTACTCAACCAACTACAGATCTCATGGAGTATCCATCCagtattaaaattgttttgctCCACATTTTCATATGCTTAACTTACATCTTCATGGACAAAACTACTAttctttattttgattttggtttggagTATCAGAATCGACCAGAAACACTCACGATAAAGACTtcgtgttgtttttttttttaaatactctAGAATAACATGTAAATCTCTGTTAATTAGTATCGATTTTATAGTCATAACGTATTTTTAATTTCGAAATGTAACAAATATGACAACACGTGACTAGTTTAGACCACTTATATGGGGCCAGTATACttctatataatttaaaaaaaaaatgtaacaaatatctgtattttatattaattttaccATCGGGAGTTTAGTTACTGGGAGCTTAAAATGCTTATAACTAGTAATacaatatatgatttatatcaaaataaatagatttcaAGTAAAACTAAATGAGGGGAGATTGGGAAGAGACAGTGCAAGGCAAAGGGTACGCCGCATGATAATTCTGAGTGAAACATAATAAAGGTCTACGCGCGTGGAAGCTTTGTCTGACTTAAGGAGAAGAACATTGAATAGATTGTTTTACTCGTAAGTCGTAAAACACCATTTATTATTATAGTCACCAAAATTCACGTCCTGTTGAACTTGTCAACCTATAACTTATGGACATACAAAATTTATAGCAAAATCGAACGTTGATACTATAGTGAGAAAATAGACATCGACATATGATATCATTGATATGCAAAACATTTATCAGAAAAATATGATATGCAATAGCATGTAAAAAGCTTATGGGCATTAaccaacacacacacaaacaactTTATGGGCTGGGGTATGTAAATTCGGAACACTATCAAATGATAGAACCCTTACAAACATCATCAATGCCAAATATACATCTCGAGCTGGTTAATAGGAGATCACTCAAAAACATTGACGAATCACGCCAACCCAAAAAAAAGTCCGAACTGGTCCAGAAGACGAAAATGATACTGCTATTCGACAAGACGAACTCAAGTGGAATATTAAATGCTGAACTTATATAAAACGGTATTGAATGCTTTTAAGTATTCTTAATACCGGTGTTAAACTCACACGTATAATCAAAGATTCCTTTCCGGCATGCACTTGGCAAGTAGAACACAATAATAACAAAAGAGGGATAcgtgtgacaaaaaaaaaacaaaagagggATACATCTACTACATCTTCCGTTGTTCCGCATATAGCCCCACGTTGATGACTGCCGAAAGTTCTAACGATTTTGATATAGGACTTTCAATGTATGTCCTTGTTTCATCGTTATTCGTTTAGGCTTATATGCCACAAATGCATTGGTCCAGGGTGAATCTAAATATACTTTCTTATGGCCTTATATGGGTGCACAAAGTGTATAACGTGAATCACTGAGTGCAATAAAAATTTTCTCTTTTATCCAgtatttttctttcattttgtcatacaaaataaattttttttttaaatagggTGCACATGCACCCCTTGTCTTTGCTGTGGCTTCGCCACTGCGCATTGGTCAGTACATAAAACTTCATATTA contains these protein-coding regions:
- the LOC130508186 gene encoding U-box domain-containing protein 14-like, producing MAKCHRNNIGSLIHDPAPTTSSGYHFRLWSTFSRSSFRRKILHAVSCGGSSRYRHELREEDKEESYVVTVTEKKSTVKPRETKANTIAAALNGVSFEEKGKKSEKLCDLLNLAEVEADVETKMKEEALDALKRVVGELQAAAARGVDDEDGGGCRKKVAAASEVRLLAKEDPEARVTLAMLGAIPPLVSMIDESRIADAQIASLYALLNLGIGNDANKAAIVKAGAVHKMLKLIESPNTPDQSIAEAVVANFLGLSALDSNKPIIGSSGAIIFLVKTLQNLDETSSSQAREDALRALYNLSIYQPNVSFILETDLITFLLNTLGDMEVSERILAILSNLVAVPEGRKAISSVCDAFPVLVDVLNWTDSPGCQEKATYILMLMAHKGYGDRQAMIEAGIESSLLELTLLGSALSQKRASRILECLRVDKGKQVLDSTGSCGALSAPIYGTRGNGLDQEESDLMMSEERKAVKQLVQQSLQSNMKRIAKRANLPQEFVPSEHFKSLSISSTSKSLPF